Proteins co-encoded in one Acidobacteriota bacterium genomic window:
- a CDS encoding chalcone isomerase family protein, whose amino-acid sequence MRRRYARLLTVVLTLTPMVLSPAMVPTVQAAEGMRESSTGLEFSLTRRLPGQDTDLLLTGVGVRKKLIFKVYGFGFYVDAAVAPGHLAAFRGQSAARLAGNEDVYEALMTLPGTRLAVMKFVRAVSGSKMKGALGDALQEVSASDPARNAFLRLWDEEIENGEEVLIAFFPGGRVVVYRHGQEKGSVTSPAIARGLLESWLGVSPVSSSIKTGVVARLPEIL is encoded by the coding sequence ATGAGACGACGCTACGCCCGTCTGCTGACCGTGGTCCTGACCCTGACCCCCATGGTCCTGTCGCCGGCCATGGTACCGACCGTCCAGGCCGCGGAAGGGATGAGGGAATCTTCCACCGGGCTCGAATTCAGCCTCACCCGCCGCCTGCCGGGGCAGGACACGGACCTGCTCCTCACCGGCGTGGGGGTGCGCAAGAAGCTGATCTTCAAGGTCTATGGCTTCGGTTTCTACGTCGACGCTGCGGTGGCTCCCGGGCACCTCGCCGCGTTTCGCGGCCAGAGTGCCGCTCGTCTGGCCGGCAACGAGGATGTCTACGAGGCCCTGATGACCCTGCCCGGCACGCGCCTGGCCGTGATGAAGTTCGTGCGCGCGGTCAGCGGCTCCAAGATGAAGGGCGCGCTGGGCGACGCCCTGCAGGAGGTCAGTGCCTCCGACCCCGCCCGCAACGCCTTCCTTCGCCTGTGGGACGAGGAAATCGAAAACGGTGAGGAGGTCCTGATCGCCTTCTTTCCCGGCGGCAGGGTGGTCGTCTACCGCCACGGTCAAGAAAAAGGCTCGGTGACCTCGCCGGCCATCGCCCGGGGACTGCTCGAGTCGTGGCTCGGCGTATCCCCGGTCTCTTCCTCGATCAAGACGGGAGTGGTGGCCAGGCTCCCGGAGATTCTCTGA